One segment of Bacteroidales bacterium DNA contains the following:
- a CDS encoding sigma-70 family RNA polymerase sigma factor yields the protein MIRVELSDQELVNQYIAGSESAFEILLKRHKRKIFTYIKIQVKSKALAEDIFQDTFYKVIITLRSGNYNEEGKFLQWVMRIAHNIIVDYFRKENRMRFIENSDEYDIFSFLKIYDENIEEKLCKEQIHNDVRKLVARLPEDQKEVLVMRHYADMDFKEIATKTGVSINTALGRMRYALINLRKMIEEKKVILSV from the coding sequence ATGATACGTGTTGAATTAAGCGACCAGGAACTCGTTAATCAGTACATAGCCGGAAGTGAATCAGCTTTTGAAATTCTTTTAAAACGCCACAAAAGAAAAATATTTACTTACATTAAAATTCAGGTAAAAAGTAAAGCATTGGCTGAAGATATTTTTCAGGATACTTTTTACAAAGTGATAATAACACTTCGTTCGGGTAATTACAATGAAGAGGGCAAGTTTCTGCAATGGGTGATGAGAATTGCCCATAATATTATTGTTGATTATTTCAGAAAAGAAAATCGTATGCGGTTCATTGAAAATTCCGATGAATATGATATTTTTTCATTTCTTAAAATTTATGATGAAAATATTGAAGAGAAGCTCTGCAAAGAACAAATACATAATGATGTCAGAAAATTAGTTGCTCGCTTACCCGAAGACCAAAAAGAAGTTCTTGTAATGCGTCATTATGCCGATATGGACTTTAAAGAAATAGCAACAAAGACAGGTGTGAGCATAAATACCGCACTCGGCAGAATGAGATATGCCCTGATAAATTTAAGGAAAATGATTGAAGAAAAGAAAGTTATATTGTCAGTTTAG
- the yajC gene encoding preprotein translocase subunit YajC, which yields MTNLEIILMTPQKSGGNPYAPMITLVLIIAVFYFFMIRPQIKRTKEQKKFRELLKKGDKVITIGGIHGRIVEVQETTFTIEVEGGNKLRIEKTAVASSTSDQLSENK from the coding sequence ATGACAAACCTTGAAATAATCTTAATGACACCCCAGAAAAGCGGTGGAAATCCTTATGCTCCAATGATTACGCTCGTTTTAATTATTGCTGTTTTTTATTTTTTCATGATTAGACCGCAAATAAAAAGAACTAAAGAGCAGAAAAAATTCAGAGAATTATTGAAAAAAGGAGATAAAGTAATAACAATCGGCGGTATTCACGGAAGAATAGTTGAAGTACAGGAAACAACTTTCACTATTGAAGTTGAAGGCGGAAATAAATTACGAATAGAAAAAACAGCCGTTGCTTCAAGCACTTCCGACCAATTAAGTGAGAATAAATAA
- a CDS encoding MFS transporter, producing MKTKIITRAILLVSFISLFTDIASEMLYPVMPVYLKSIGFSVFLIGILEGVAEATAGLSKGYFGNLSDSIGKRAPFVKIGYILSAISKPMLAIFTFPLWIFTARTMDRFGKGIRTSARDALLSDETTPKTKERFLAFTEEWIRLVQLLVLY from the coding sequence ATGAAAACAAAAATAATCACCCGCGCAATTTTACTTGTTTCATTTATCAGTTTATTTACTGATATAGCAAGCGAAATGCTGTATCCGGTAATGCCTGTTTATCTTAAATCAATTGGCTTTTCTGTTTTTTTAATTGGTATACTTGAAGGTGTAGCAGAAGCAACAGCCGGATTAAGCAAAGGATATTTCGGTAATCTTTCCGATTCAATCGGAAAAAGAGCACCATTTGTTAAAATTGGTTATATTCTTAGCGCAATTTCAAAGCCAATGCTTGCAATTTTTACATTTCCGTTATGGATTTTCACGGCAAGAACAATGGACAGATTCGGCAAGGGAATACGCACAAGTGCACGCGACGCTTTATTATCCGACGAAACAACTCCTAAAACAAAGGAAAGGTTTTTGGCTTTCACAGAGGAATGGATACGATTGGTGCAGCTATTGGTCCTATATTAG
- a CDS encoding MFS transporter gives MDTIGAAIGPILALVFLYFYPNKYKTIFILAIVPGIISIILSLLLKDKKNNPLENKNKISFFGYFKYWEKSSVGYKQLLIGLLAFTLFNSSDVFLLLVLKNKGMSDTTMIGFYIFYNLVYALFSYPIGILADKIGLKTIIIIGLILFAFVYLSISFASGYLMLGILFGIYGIYASATEGMSKALISNISAPSETATAIGFYSSFSSIATLIASSLAGFIWFKFTPAYTFVFSGIGVVLVVIYFLIIFGKQKSKLTI, from the coding sequence ATGGATACGATTGGTGCAGCTATTGGTCCTATATTAGCTTTAGTTTTTCTTTATTTTTATCCTAACAAGTATAAAACAATTTTTATTCTGGCAATTGTTCCGGGAATAATTTCAATAATTCTTTCGCTGCTATTAAAAGATAAAAAAAATAATCCGCTTGAAAATAAAAATAAAATTTCTTTTTTTGGTTATTTTAAATATTGGGAAAAATCATCTGTCGGCTATAAGCAGCTATTAATAGGACTTTTAGCATTTACACTTTTCAATAGTTCTGATGTCTTTTTATTGTTGGTTTTGAAAAATAAAGGCATGTCAGACACAACAATGATAGGATTTTATATATTTTACAACCTTGTATATGCTTTATTTTCATACCCTATAGGAATTTTGGCTGATAAAATAGGATTGAAAACCATAATAATAATCGGGTTGATATTATTTGCGTTCGTTTATTTATCAATAAGTTTTGCAAGTGGTTATTTAATGCTTGGCATTTTATTCGGTATATATGGTATTTATGCAAGTGCAACAGAAGGAATGTCGAAAGCACTTATTTCAAATATTTCTGCTCCATCGGAAACAGCTACGGCAATTGGTTTTTATTCAAGTTTTTCGAGTATTGCAACTTTAATAGCGAGTAGTTTGGCTGGATTTATATGGTTTAAATTCACCCCCGCATATACATTTGTATTCTCAGGAATTGGCGTTGTATTGGTAGTAATTTATTTTTTAATTATTTTCGGAAAACAGAAATCTAAACTGACAATATAA